The genomic stretch CTACTAATTGAATCAAATATCAAAGAATTTTAAACGGAAAAGCTTTTATGCtgattattacaaaatacatcATACCGTTAACCATGTGTAGATTATATTTGAATAGTTGAGTTGCAAAAGGAAAACATTCCAAAAAAAcgtgtaaataaactaaaatgttaccAAAGTCCCATGTTTGAGTTcaagaatgaaaatattatatcactTCTAGTTGGTTAAACACGctcctgaaaaaaataaaacgttccAGGAATGTTAACCTTCGAAATCAGCACTAGTTTTAGCATTACTTTAACGAAACATTTATTGTCTTTGAAATATGTAGAGATGCaactatattaatgttataatcaTGTTAGATACACACTGTGATGCTGTAAACGAACATATAAGGATGATAGGCGAACCTGCGGTCTATTAAAAATTTAGGTTAGGCAAACATTTAGGaataaactcattttaaaggACACATTGATATACTAAAAGTGGCGATACATCGGCTGATCGTTAAAGCTAAAAATTAGTGATATGTCGTAAACTGATCTCTTTTCTAGTTAAAAAGCTTAATCACAACAAGACATCAGTTAGCTGTATCAAATTTGGTTACATTTCGTAGAaagataaattaatgtaattaaaattctttttattttttcaggcaACGTTAGGATTATATAGCACTTTCTTACGCTTAACCTAAGTCAATAAATACAAGTGTAAAACCATTTATAAGCCTTAAAAAATCGAATTTAATAAAGTCAACAGCATTTCAGGAATAATTAAAAGGTTGTTCagatatacattaaaaaactaacaaaaaaatacGTAGTAAATCAAAAATTCTCTTTTCCGTTTTTATttcgtataaaattaatataatactaaaataatattgataaactgATAGTCAATAGTTTAAATACTTCTTcaacttaaatttatttctgttttccaataataatattcactttagaataataatattgaaaatataaatatattttgccaTTACATAGGTGTTTCTATTTTCGCCATTGGCATTGTAATTgattatcttaaacattttaaacagaaaacgGTCCTAacgaacttttaaatttatatagagaTAACACGTAAAATTATAGAGCCGCAGCTTATGACACCGGTACCATGTGGTGAAAGTCAGACAATAATGACATGTTCTGAAGGATACGTTATCAATTATTGACGTGTTACATTATAGTAACTACTAACGTTTAAAAGACTGTACCACTAATTTGCTTACTCTTcgctaaatttttaaaatctcttctttaactctttaaaaatacataaggAAATACATAAGGTGttcattcatataaataaaaaaataataaataaaaactcgattgaggttttttaataatttttcgttAGTTATACCTcaataattattgagttttaactaACGAAGTCTTGCACGCAATGAGCTTTAAACTACTTTCTAGAAACTAAACCAATAGGCTAACTTTAGATGAGTTTGTTTTGTACGTTCACAATTAGGTAAGTgacaaatatacttttatttatttggcCTGATATTTTTCTGAAGGTTTTTTATAGCCTACAGTGGGgctttaatgtttcaatatttgaattgtttagtaatatttctcCGAAGTTTGAACCGGAACAAAAtcatgataataattttattttttgttgattataattCAAGTTTTATGCCCCTAAATTATATTAGAGAATAtcttatttagaattatatatgACTAATGCATAAACGGCAAACGTAAGCGATAAAGAATATatgtttttctattaattttttgctgtttttttcgAGAGTATTTTAATTGTACAGACTTatgatttaatgaaacaaataataactgTTTACTAAACCCAAAATtgtttttcagtaataaaatctcggaaaaatatttaaataatatgtaatagcatttttagaagttaaacattaaatttaattacatgataatatacatatatatatatatatattttttttttttttcttgtgtgcgtgtgtatgtcactgaactcctaaACGACTGGGCCGATTTTGACGAAACGTTTGTGTTAAAGGggatttgagaatggtttagattcacaattcggtccaattgtctatttaatttattttgtatttataaatttttgttgattttgggTTGTTTCACATTGGATCCGACAGACGGCGCTACGACACTTGATACAAAGTGAACTGTAATTTATCAGCTGTTAACACTTCCAGCTGATGTCCATCAAAGAAGcagaaaatctttttataaaataatatatattattgtaaagcgcttgatcagtagtgtaatacagattgcaaagacaaagttattatttaatttttaatttagattgcgccaatgatcaataaatcAACCATCTATTGCAATGgaaatgcttttatttttgggaaaaagctgttaatagaaattatcttattgtacaaagctgtgaatgtttgcacataagatAATAGATCTGGTTAACTCCTTTCACCATTCTGTATGGCATTGTTATTGTAGCTAAAGAAAAGCAAATGTGGATAACACACTCTTGCCCTTATACTAGAAGCATATACATACCCCTTATACATATTTCTTGAtaggttaaaataacaaaatcactTCAGCACCAAaaattaatctaagttggattccgaaaccaacatatgagaccattttcttggtcagtgcaacagcataattcaattaattgtggaaccgtaaataaattagaccgggaGTCAATTTAAACGAAAGACTCATATTGCCCGcatcaactttttagttgtaaGAAATACTTTCGTCATTaggacaaaaaggcaaacttttattgttactgaACTCGTCGGAgcaattcaataaattatcatggaatgttggagggaaattcgaatcttataaaaactgtttcaatttacgattttgatcccaaaacactgttctttaaacttaaatctaaaatgatgGGGAGACTGGAATTAGCTTTGAATGATTATCGGTTATCTCAAGAGTGTTTAGTATGTCCCAGAAAAAGAATGTCCTGTTTTTCCAGTGTCCTGTTTTTCAACAGCAAATTGCATGCaaagtcaattttatttattggaagGCAAGAAGCGTTGGCTGGATATTGGAGCTTACGTTGATGTTCTCCACCATGTGTTCAGTGGTGCTGCTTTTGGGGATGACCACAACCCCGAGCTGCAGAAGATGTCTGAGCAATATCTGGGCCCTGGTCTTCTTGTGGACCCGCGACAAGCGGTCTACCAAGGGGTCATCCAGAGGAGACTTCATCCTGATTCTGGAACAGAGGATAATAACTAGGTTGTAATTTAAACCTATAACACAGGGGTATAAAATGTCTTGAAATACATGATTTAAACCCTTAgcagataaaatttacaaactttgcaGTGTTATCATAACTACATCTTAATGGAATAACCACCACATACCTACTTTGAGGGGGGGGGGGCCCATTAGGACTGGGGCatagagttttaaatttgtttattattagacTATAGtgtcataatatataataaagccgccattttgtatagGATATACATTTTAGGAATAATTCTATCAGAAAACAGAGCACTTTGAATAGGTACTGATAATGCTCTGTACTTTAGTAATGACTTATAAAACTTATATCatattcaaaatggcggccgtttaTAGATTCAATATTAATCACATTTCAACAGTCGCCATTTAGTAAGGAATAAAACTTAGAGAGTGACGTTTGCGGAAGTTagattctaataataaatacttttaaatataaattctcccttttatttattttatcatgaaCATACATAGATTTTGATGAACATATTTTCAGTGGATTCCCCATGGGCGATTTATGGTGAAAACGCTTTGCTTTATATCAATACATCAAACCATTCTCCCACTATACATACTGCACGGGTGGTAAGTATATGCCTAAGCCGGaataagaatttttgaaaaatacaacatCCTCCTGACACAATTTTCAACTTTTCTCTTACAGTTTGTGCTATCATGAAACAAATTACGAACTTATATGTTTGGCAAAATTGGAGTAACCCGGAGTTTTCGGTTAAAATAATTTCGACACAGCccttttatatacagttttttaagaaaagaaaaatgaaaattaccttttttcattttgaaattattacagTATATGCATGAGAGAAACCTAAAgattacaagttatatttataaaatatttcatttccttgggaaaaatatattaaaatatacgtaattttcttgaattatatatatctctttaaaaatattagttctttAATAACGAACAAGTCTATCCCTCAAGATTTATCTAATTTAcatactattttgtatttttatcttcagttatttttatttggttctgATTAAAAAATGCCTAAATGTcctactttaaatatttgtatttcttagtcaaatgcaaaaaaaaactttttgtttcttTGGGGAAGTCAAACGTGTATGagtttcaaattcaaaacaaatatgttCAAACCAAACCCATCTTttcgataaaataaaaactttgattttatttcaaattgacaAAAATTCACCCTTAACCCATTAATGGTGCtagttgttgtttatatattatttataaaagaataaaaaacatacaattaaccatatattttactaatccaatattttgtgcaaaatcaacaatactttataaaaaccatTACCTAATCTAATCGACGCCGTCAAAACCCactgattcaattttattcttaagagggaaggagttatttattttcacactttatattataatataaaagagcTGTTTCCACTCAATGATCAAGAGACCTACTGAACTGAATAGCGTGAAATTTAGCACAAGCATTTACATATCAGATTTGCACCCAGAACGTTTTTCTACCAAGCTCAGCAGTATATCCGATTTGTcccaaaatatataagtaattactTTTTGTTACTTCACTTGgatcaaaatatgttatattgatCTTAAATTTTGAACTGAAACTCTCTTTCctgaacttaattttaaaaattcaaaaaatgattTGTCATACTAATCAATTTAAACTAGCTTGAGGTCATAGAAAAATCTTACATCCCCCTATTCCAAAACTTTGGTTCTGATATGTCCAAGTATTTTTCACGAAATACAGTCGAATGCATGTTGTATTTAACTTTCACCAACAAGCACAGCAAAACAAAATACTGTGAAGGATCAATAAATTGGACTTGATTATcggtaaaaatatgaattttctaaACCACAGTCAAAAATATGGGTTTCATGTACATTTTAAGTCATTAAATGAAACCGGCAAACGAATTTATTCGTTTAAAAACTGTCATAATTCATCCACAAACCAAAATATTAGtacaaatacttaataaataaaatatttttactaaatatcctGTCTTTATAGCAATatgcaaaaacattttagaaacttatttttctaaaatattggagATCAATTTTATAAAAGACTATATTTTACTGTCTGGTGGAATGGGATGgaatttaaactttgattacaataattgtaagaatattttagtttttatgaaatgaTGAATACATATATTCAGAACAcgtattaaattcttaaaagatGATTACTAAATGTGTGATTATCTCATTACAATTGTACTTCTATCTCGTAAATTTCGTTTTTGGTCTACAAAGTAAAACCATTTTCATATAATGAGaactatttatttgattaaatctttattttgttcCGCGTTTATAGCATTATGGCCTAAATGATATCCGTATATACATTGTCTAATAAAACATGTAGTACAACTTGAACTAAAACAATTAGTACACAAACAACGTCCCTGTGTAGACTTCCATTACCCACTGGTGTGTGTAAACGGCAAAATACAATGGGTAGCCTATATGTACACCGGAAGAAAGTTTCTActattgaaggaaacaggatttttccggacatttgccatcgttcagtgatacaaaaaatcagtaacactacgtttcgagatctgcaatctgacctcttcttcaggtaaataactaaccaaacacataattacaaagtaggttaaaaataaacaaatcatacaataGCGTTGTTACACGCGTCAGAATCACAaacaccatgttgtgtgtcaactaaCTGCAAACTGTTGCAGTTAGTTATGTgtataactctaaaacatgcacttaataatataaaaaatcaataaaataaaaaatataaaaaataaaaatataaaaaatcaataaaataaaaatataaaaaaactaaacacaacgcTCATTATTACaactgaactacataatacaggtcacaataggtctgcattcgtcgaccaaccgcCTACGACTGTGTGTGGTCGGTCgaaggtggttggtcgacgaatgcagtgGTTGATGAGAAGATAGTTGTAGTCTATCAGTGCGTCATAGCCAGGGAAGTTTATTAGCAGAGAttagtctcctacactggctggGATGGTACTCGAAGAGAGAGCTAAGCTCTCAATATTAGCAACAGATTGCGATGTAAACCAGTTACAGCTGAAATCTCTTGTCTATCTATGTCAGAAGAGACGAAACAGTTTCAGGTTGCTTAGGAATAGTGGGTACCATATTTGCACTTTGACTCCCTTGGGAAACCTTGCGTCGAGCAAAGGAACATATACTCCGCCTAGTGAAGCTGTTTCAAAATTGCTTCGTCTCCTCAGACACAGAAAGACACAAGATTTCATCTGTCACTGTGCTACAGCGTACTCAGTTTGTACACTGAGAGTTATGCTCTCTTCGAGTATCAACCCAGCCAGTGTAAGAGCCTAAACTCTGCTACTCCAAAGGTTACTTGAGGATTATGTATAGTGTCCATTAAAGAGAGAGAGAATCCTCAGTAAACGTTTGAACACTACTCACTCGCTATTCTTCCTGGCCTCTCTGAAGAAATTCATCATGGCTGGAGACCCCAGGGCGGCGTAGGCCGTGAAGACGACACTATTATCCTTTGCCCACTGGCGCAACTCCTGCTGTTGGAAGTAAAGGTGACATTCCGCCTGGATGTTGGCAGGCGGGATTGATGCTTTCTCCATCAAACGGTCTACTTGACGGAGAGAGAAGTTGGACAAGCCAATGTGCTTTGCACAGCCTTTGTCCACTTGCTTCTCCATTGCCTGGAAGACAAGGGAATATTAAATGTATTCGagtatttgaagttttaaaatggcaacgtctgttataaattctaaaaagttatttacctggataatttataaaaatcccaATCTATCCTTAGTTTACTGGTGCAAGAATATCGTTATTTCGATATGTTCTGTGATAACTAGGCCAGAGTATCGTTTTTTTACTTGTTCAAAATGCATAAGAAAGAACTAATTAAGAGGGAAAAGAATAAAGACAGGATTCAAGAATTCGTCTTGAATCCTTTAATATTACAGAAGGAATTATGGAAAAAGAGTGAATACGTGGGCATTGACCTTGATGCAGAAGAACCAGTTAATGATCGAATTTGATTCAGGTTTAACAAGTGTGTAGCAGTGTGCTGCACCTTAGATTGTATCCTAAGTCTTCAGgggatttttataaaataataccttTCAAAACGATTCTAAATatccttattaatttaaatttctatccTTACAATTTTTGCCTTGATTCGAGCTGTAACTGTTGTACAATTAAACTGTCCGAAATTTtgataaatacaacttttaaaatacattttgaaaaatatttcgaACGTTTTGAAATTTGTATCTTGGGCGAGATTCTAGCGTGATCGGTCTGGAAGTCCAGCTAGATGTCGAACTATTCATACTTAACTCTATTCCTGTACCTGCCAGATTTTAACATGATCAGTCTGGAAGTCTAGTTCGATGCTACCGTCCTTGTCGCGGGGATAGAGCACGTCTCCAGGTTTGTACCCAACAGGATTCTGGATTAGGTAAAGGTCTACGTAGTCTAGCTGCAGATTTTTCAAAGATCTTTGCAAGTATTCATCTACCAGTTCCTGGCGCATGGCGATGTTGGGCAGCtgaaacacataaataaacacatttaagaAGCTCGTTTGAATTATCAATAGTTAATGAATAGCAATTAAATTATTGCCAAGTTATGagggaccccccccccccggctgCGCTGTAGAGGAAGCGCTGCGGGTTCGTAGGCACATCGAGAAAACGCCCTGGGCAGTTGGCAACTTGTGCATTTAAACGAACGGCCGCGGTGTATCAATAAATCCTGCTCAATTAAAATGacgctaaaaataaatattttaaataatagttaacgTAATTACAtgactttaaaaatttcacaacgaagcaaatttataatttttaacttcccggtaagaagaataaaagttaaggtggtaacttaataataaattttgttatataacactaaaattctaaaattttaaactagaatGGTATAAAAGTCACATTGTCTCATCAATTGTGTacccgatgagacaatgagactaccacttcacctatttataggtgtctctgatgtcgaaacgatgtgatGTTTAAGGCGATTACTTAAAATTCACGTGTATTTTTGCACATTTTGAAGTGTGAATTGAAAGACATTAATAAAAACGAATATTGAGAAGTGTTAAAGCATAAACTGTGCTGTTTATAAAACTCTCGAATACACAAAATTCCTTTTTGAGTGATCTCTCTCAGTGATTGCCATTCATAGAAGGGGAAGGGGTCAGTCACTATCATTtaactcgattttgtctacacgAGTGTAGGAATTTCACGTATCAAGTATCAAGTCATTCTCGAGATAGAGTATGAACAAACAGAAAAACATACAGAACAGAAATGTTACATTGAGCCCCCTGACTACTCAGACCGCTAACCCTAAGCCAAATGATATGTTCTGCTCTCTGATCCGAATATTAGAACGCTAATGTTAGAACAGAAATGTTACATTGAGCCCCCTGACTACTCAGACCGCTAACCCTAAGACAAAATGATATGTTCTGCTCTCTGATCCGAATATTAGAACGCTAATGTTAGAACAGAAATGTTACATTGAGCCCCCTGACTACTCAGACCGCTAACCCTAAGACAAATGATATGTTCTGATCTCTGATCCGAATATTAGAACGCTAATGTTAGAACAGAAATGTTACATTGAGCCCCCTGACTACTCAGACCGCTAACCCTAAGACAAATGATATGTTCTGATCTCTGATCCGAATATTAGAACGCTAATGTTAGAACAGAAATGTTACATTGAGCCCCCTGACTACTCAGACCGCTAACCCTAAGCCAAATGATATGTTCTGTTCTCTGATCCGAATATTAGAACGCTAATGTTAGAACAGAAATGTTACATTGAGCCCCCTGACTACTCAGACCGCTAACCCTAAGCCAAATGATATGTTCTGTTCTCTGATCCGAATATTAGAACGCTAATGTTAGAACAGAAATGTTACATTGAGCCCCCTGACTACTCAGACCGCTAACCCTAAGCCAAATGATATGTTCTGCTCTCTGATCCGAATATTAGAACGCTAATGTTAGAACAGAAATGTTACATTGAGCCCCCTGACTACTCAGACCGCTAACCCTAAGCCAAATGATATGTTCTGCTCTCTGATCCGAATATTAGAACGCTAATGTTAGAACAGAAATGTTACATTGAGCCCCCTGACTACTCAGACCGCTAACCCTAAGCCAAATGATATGTTCTGCTCTCTGATCCGAATATTAGAACGCTAATGTTAGAACAGAAATGTTACATTGAGCCCCCTGACTACTCAGACCGCTAACCCTAAGCCAAATGATATGTTCTGTTCTCTGATCCGAATATTAGAACGCTAATGTTAGAACAGAAATGTTACATTGAGCCCCCTGACTACTCAGACCGCTAACCCTAAGCCAAATGATATGTTCTGATCTCTGATCCGAATATTAGAACGCTAATGTTAGAACAGAAATGTTACATTGAGCCCCCTGACTACTCAGACCGCTAACCCTAAGCCA from Homalodisca vitripennis isolate AUS2020 chromosome 2, UT_GWSS_2.1, whole genome shotgun sequence encodes the following:
- the LOC124353622 gene encoding dihydrodiol dehydrogenase 3-like — encoded protein: MAARLTVNSVLKSGTMQMPVIGLGTLQVMVDYPDGPTSPTKSSKVEAVVAKARASGLPPPKYNLTSLSQEKGLPRKETILRGLEIGYRHLDSAYAYENEEAIGQAIREWMDIGGLKREDFFITTKLPNIAMRQELVDEYLQRSLKNLQLDYVDLYLIQNPVGYKPGDVLYPRDKDGSIELDFQTDHVKIWQAMEKQVDKGCAKHIGLSNFSLRQVDRLMEKASIPPANIQAECHLYFQQQELRQWAKDNSVVFTAYAALGSPAMMNFFREARKNSEIRMKSPLDDPLVDRLSRVHKKTRAQILLRHLLQLGVVVIPKSSTTEHMVENINVFDFELSSQEMAELNALDQGEHGRKFSLVGFFKGYEKHPENPYPLDD